A region of Ochotona princeps isolate mOchPri1 chromosome 2, mOchPri1.hap1, whole genome shotgun sequence DNA encodes the following proteins:
- the LOC101525891 gene encoding CDGSH iron-sulfur domain-containing protein 1-like translates to MCLTSNSRIRVEWIAAVTFAAGTAALGYLTYRRFYVKDHRNKAMVNLHIQKDNPKVAFDVEDLGDKAVYCHCWKSKKFPFCDGSHTKHNEETGDNMGPLIVKKKET, encoded by the coding sequence ATGTGTCTGACTTCTAACTCCAGGATCCGAGTTGAATGGATTGCAGCGGTTACCTTTGCTGCTGGGACAGCAGCACTTGGTTATCTTACTTACAGAAGATTTTATGTGAAAGATCATCGCAACAAAGCCATGGTAAACCTTCACATACAGAAGGACAACCCTAAGGTAGCTTTTGACGTGGAAGATTTGGGAGATAAAGCCGTGTATTGTCATTGCTGGAAGTCCAAAAAGTTCCCATTCTGTGATGGATCCCACACAAAACACAACGAAGAGACTGGAGACAACATGGGACCCCTGATTGTCAAGAAGAAGGAAACTTAG